A single Cupriavidus sp. D39 DNA region contains:
- a CDS encoding IS1096 element passenger TnpR family protein — protein MTLAQLHNVIQVVMGRTDEHLHQFTIRGRRYGEAHEGVMQFSTVASELALTAFGLREHEADSNVFTIPTIWHSSRLWLPEGYASRD, from the coding sequence TTGACGCTCGCGCAATTGCACAATGTCATCCAGGTAGTCATGGGGCGGACGGACGAACACCTGCACCAGTTCACCATTCGTGGCAGGCGTTACGGCGAAGCCCACGAGGGCGTCATGCAATTCTCCACGGTGGCAAGCGAGCTGGCTCTGACGGCGTTTGGTCTGCGTGAGCACGAAGCAGATTCAAATGTTTTCACCATACCGACTATCTGGCACTCATCCCGCTTATGGCTGCCAGAAGGGTACGCCTCTCGCGATTGA
- the ltrA gene encoding group II intron reverse transcriptase/maturase, with amino-acid sequence MLTDEAQMHERVQPTAEEGGRNLPGADGGAEAGTAAVGQTKARAPSLMEAVVEKGNMWLAYRKVVRNGGAAGVDALAVTALRDWLKVHWPSVKAALLAGQYIPQAVRAVDIPKPAGGVRTLGIPTVMDRLIQQALLQVLQPIFEPGFSESSYGFRPGRSAQQAVLQAQRYVREGRRWVVDIDLEKFFDRVNHDILMSRVARQVRDARVLKLIRRYLEAGLMRGGMVEARRQGTPQGGPLSPLLSNILLTDWDRELERRGLASCRYADDCNIYVRSKTAGRQVLAGMTAFLAERLKLRVNEAKSACARPWARKFLGYSLTMHRQARLRIAPDSLQRLKERVRELVRPGRGGNPAHTIAVLNPVLRGWMGYFRWTEGKRALEELDAWIRRRLRCLLWRQAKRRRTRVVMLRRQGLSDERAYKSAYNGRGPWWNAGAMHLRDAFPKRYFDAMGLVSLLDTQRRLQSRS; translated from the coding sequence ATGCTTACCGACGAAGCCCAAATGCACGAACGAGTGCAGCCCACAGCGGAGGAAGGCGGGCGGAACCTGCCTGGGGCCGATGGGGGTGCGGAGGCTGGCACGGCGGCTGTCGGGCAAACGAAAGCGCGGGCGCCATCGCTGATGGAGGCGGTGGTCGAGAAGGGCAACATGTGGCTGGCGTACCGGAAGGTGGTCAGGAACGGTGGCGCGGCCGGGGTGGATGCCCTGGCGGTGACGGCGTTGCGGGACTGGCTGAAGGTGCACTGGCCGAGCGTCAAGGCGGCGCTGCTGGCCGGCCAATACATCCCGCAGGCGGTGCGCGCGGTGGACATCCCCAAGCCTGCGGGCGGGGTGAGGACACTGGGCATCCCGACGGTGATGGACCGGCTGATCCAGCAGGCGCTGCTGCAAGTTCTCCAACCGATCTTTGAGCCGGGATTCTCCGAGTCGAGCTACGGCTTCAGGCCGGGGCGCAGCGCTCAGCAGGCGGTCTTGCAGGCACAGCGGTATGTGCGGGAAGGCCGGCGCTGGGTGGTGGACATCGACCTGGAGAAGTTCTTCGACCGGGTCAACCACGACATCCTGATGTCGCGGGTGGCACGGCAAGTGAGGGACGCCCGGGTGCTCAAGCTGATCCGGCGGTATCTGGAAGCGGGGCTGATGCGTGGCGGGATGGTCGAGGCAAGGAGGCAAGGCACGCCGCAAGGCGGGCCGCTGTCGCCGTTGCTGTCGAACATCCTGCTGACGGATTGGGACCGTGAGCTGGAAAGGCGGGGCCTCGCGTCCTGTCGTTACGCGGACGACTGCAATATCTATGTGCGTAGCAAGACGGCAGGACGGCAGGTGTTGGCTGGCATGACAGCGTTCCTAGCGGAGCGGCTGAAGCTGCGGGTCAACGAGGCCAAGAGCGCGTGTGCGCGGCCGTGGGCGCGCAAGTTCCTGGGCTATAGCCTGACAATGCACCGTCAGGCGCGGTTGCGCATTGCGCCGGACAGCCTGCAAAGGCTGAAGGAGCGTGTGCGGGAACTGGTGCGTCCGGGACGAGGAGGGAACCCGGCCCACACGATAGCAGTGTTGAATCCGGTACTGCGCGGGTGGATGGGGTACTTCCGCTGGACCGAAGGCAAGCGTGCGCTGGAGGAGTTGGACGCCTGGATCAGACGGCGGCTGCGCTGCTTATTGTGGCGGCAAGCCAAACGTCGTCGGACCCGGGTGGTGATGCTGCGTCGGCAGGGGCTATCGGACGAGCGAGCGTACAAGTCAGCCTACAACGGGCGCGGCCCGTGGTGGAATGCTGGCGCGATGCATCTGCGCGATGCCTTCCCGAAACGCTACTTCGACGCCATGGGGCTGGTCTCGCTGCTGGATACTCAGCGGCGCTTGCAGTCTCGTTCGTGA
- a CDS encoding H-NS histone family protein — protein sequence MSIEIERAQAITWVRIQMAQHGLSLADLQAAGCFAEPPPTPTPGAVRYRNAHGQGGDGRGAMPDWLQRAIHAGPDF from the coding sequence ATGTCGATCGAAATCGAGCGCGCGCAAGCGATCACCTGGGTTCGCATCCAGATGGCCCAGCATGGGCTGAGCCTGGCTGACTTGCAGGCCGCCGGCTGCTTTGCCGAGCCGCCGCCGACCCCAACGCCAGGAGCGGTGCGCTACCGCAATGCGCACGGGCAGGGCGGGGACGGCCGCGGCGCCATGCCGGACTGGCTGCAGCGGGCGATCCACGCCGGGCCGGACTTTTAA
- the ltrA gene encoding group II intron reverse transcriptase/maturase, which yields MSIPKALRQKPARAGREGVAGGEAGREPACDEAGGPRRGPEDTGSALLAAALTRENLKQAFRRVRRNKGAAGVDGLDIDQTARYLVSAWPEIRQQLLKGTYRPSPVRRVTIPKPDGGGERELGIPTVTDRLIQQALLQVLQPMLDPTFSEHSYGFRPGRRAHDAVLAAQSYVQSGRRVVVDVDLEKFFDRVNHDILIDRLQKRIGDAGVIRLIRAYLNSGLMDGGVVLQRYEGTPQGGPLSPLLANVLLDEVDKALERRGHCFVRYADDANVYVRSRRAGERVMALLRRLYGSLRLKVNEAKSAVASAFGRKFLGYSFWVAAGGVVKRKVAVKPLLTFKQRIRELTRRSGGRSLQAVVDRVRPYVLGWKAYFRLAQTPQVWRELDKWMRHRLRAIQLKHWRRGRVIYRELRALGATADAARQAAASSRCWWRNSGDTLNRVLTIAYFDQLGMPRLT from the coding sequence ATGTCGATACCGAAGGCATTGCGTCAGAAGCCCGCGCGAGCGGGGCGGGAGGGAGTAGCGGGCGGTGAAGCCGGCCGTGAACCCGCCTGCGACGAAGCCGGCGGTCCGCGGCGGGGACCGGAGGACACGGGGTCGGCGCTGCTGGCAGCGGCGCTGACGCGAGAGAACCTGAAGCAGGCGTTCAGGCGGGTCCGCCGCAACAAAGGCGCCGCTGGCGTGGATGGTCTGGATATTGATCAGACCGCCCGCTATCTGGTGTCGGCGTGGCCGGAGATCCGCCAGCAACTGCTCAAGGGGACGTACCGGCCCAGTCCGGTACGGCGGGTAACGATTCCGAAGCCGGACGGAGGAGGCGAGCGCGAGCTCGGTATTCCGACGGTGACGGACCGGCTGATCCAGCAGGCGCTGTTGCAGGTGCTGCAGCCGATGCTGGACCCCACCTTCAGCGAGCACAGCTACGGCTTCCGGCCTGGGCGGCGTGCGCACGATGCGGTGTTAGCCGCGCAGTCGTACGTGCAGTCGGGGCGGCGAGTGGTGGTGGACGTGGATCTGGAGAAGTTCTTTGACCGGGTCAACCACGACATCCTGATTGACCGTCTACAGAAGCGCATCGGGGACGCCGGGGTCATCCGGCTGATCCGGGCGTATCTGAACAGCGGGCTGATGGATGGCGGGGTAGTGCTGCAGCGGTACGAGGGCACGCCGCAAGGCGGGCCGCTGTCACCGCTGCTGGCTAACGTACTGCTCGATGAGGTGGACAAGGCGTTGGAGCGTCGAGGTCATTGCTTCGTGCGCTATGCCGATGATGCGAACGTGTACGTGCGCAGTCGGCGGGCGGGCGAGCGGGTGATGGCGCTATTGCGGCGCTTGTACGGCAGCCTGCGCCTGAAGGTCAACGAGGCAAAGAGCGCGGTGGCGAGCGCGTTTGGCCGCAAGTTCCTCGGCTACAGCTTCTGGGTGGCCGCAGGGGGAGTGGTCAAGCGCAAAGTGGCAGTTAAGCCGCTGCTGACGTTCAAGCAACGCATCCGCGAACTGACTCGCCGCTCAGGCGGGCGGAGTCTGCAGGCAGTCGTGGATCGGGTGAGGCCATATGTTCTGGGATGGAAGGCCTACTTCCGGCTGGCGCAAACGCCCCAGGTCTGGCGCGAGCTGGACAAGTGGATGCGCCACCGGCTGAGGGCCATCCAGCTCAAGCACTGGCGCCGTGGTCGGGTCATTTACCGAGAGCTGCGTGCGCTGGGTGCTACAGCGGATGCCGCCAGGCAAGCAGCGGCGAGTAGCCGGTGCTGGTGGCGCAACAGCGGCGACACGCTGAACCGGGTCCTGACCATCGCCTACTTCGATCAGTTGGGCATGCCCCGTCTCACTTAA